In a genomic window of Thermoproteus tenax Kra 1:
- a CDS encoding GTPase has protein sequence MEIGLSDVREAWRRVRTVVEDSDVVLEVLDARDPLATRNIELERLVASLGKRFIVAINKADLVPLDVGLKWKEWFEAQGLPAVVFSAKMRLGTRKLMAKIKSVAPSVPVRVAVVGYPNVGKSTVINYLKGRHVAPTSPRPGFTRGEQIVRAKTWLIVVDTPGVLTSEEGDDAALAVIRGAVDPARIDDAVPYAIALINRVLSFNPRALEHYGYSGASAEEALEHIGRRYGRLMRGGRVNIEEAARIVLRDWIEGKITYYYLPDSVGTYSAPP, from the coding sequence ATGGAGATAGGGCTATCTGACGTGAGAGAGGCTTGGAGGAGGGTCAGAACCGTGGTTGAGGACAGCGATGTTGTACTGGAGGTGCTCGACGCGAGAGACCCCCTAGCCACGCGGAACATAGAGCTAGAGAGATTGGTTGCCTCGTTGGGCAAACGTTTTATCGTAGCTATCAATAAGGCCGACTTAGTGCCCCTCGATGTGGGCCTCAAGTGGAAGGAGTGGTTTGAGGCCCAAGGTCTACCCGCTGTGGTTTTCAGCGCGAAAATGAGGTTGGGCACCAGGAAGCTTATGGCGAAGATAAAGAGTGTGGCTCCCTCAGTCCCCGTTAGAGTGGCCGTGGTGGGCTATCCTAACGTGGGCAAGTCCACCGTTATAAATTACCTCAAGGGGAGGCACGTTGCACCGACCAGCCCGAGGCCTGGCTTTACGAGGGGGGAACAAATAGTTAGAGCCAAGACTTGGCTTATAGTTGTGGATACACCCGGCGTATTGACGTCCGAGGAGGGGGACGATGCGGCTTTGGCCGTCATTAGAGGGGCTGTGGACCCCGCTAGAATAGACGATGCTGTGCCATATGCCATAGCCCTAATAAATAGAGTGCTCTCCTTCAATCCCCGCGCATTGGAGCACTATGGGTACTCCGGAGCCTCGGCCGAGGAGGCGCTTGAGCATATAGGAAGAAGGTATGGGAGGTTGATGAGGGGCGGGAGAGTTAATATAGAGGAAGCCGCCAGAATAGTGTTGAGAGACTGGATAGAGGGAAAGATCACGTACTACTACCTTCCCGATAGCGTGGGCACCTACTCAGCTCCTCCTTGA
- a CDS encoding DNA topoisomerase IV subunit A, with translation MSRKEVLERLERWAGGIAKTIVELKEPVLEIPSRTLSNTIWDEKNKILRLGPEKLKRRFLDVKESRRFMQTMLMLKLIVEAIRADVYPTIRDLYYNGKHTIIYKDFLGREHKENTWDEQAESNGVIEDIEVAANILREEMGVSADVKGKVVGPIVVRSQGYELDASKFGETALSLPVNVDALEIVKVEASYVLVIEKDAIFQRLVREKFWSQENAILITAKGMPDRATRRFVRRLNEEYKLPVYVLTDGDPYGIYIYSVYKSGSIKLSYESERLATPRAKFLGVAPLDIERYKIPDQFVIRATERDIKRAQELLKYPWFQNEIWKKELDYFLKTKKKVEIEALSAHGLKYLHDYIKDKIRNNKFID, from the coding sequence ATGTCGCGTAAGGAGGTTCTCGAGAGGCTTGAGAGGTGGGCAGGCGGGATCGCCAAGACGATAGTGGAACTGAAGGAGCCCGTATTGGAAATACCGTCGAGGACTTTATCCAACACAATATGGGACGAGAAAAACAAGATACTTCGCCTAGGACCTGAGAAGCTCAAGCGCAGATTCTTGGACGTGAAAGAGTCGAGGAGGTTTATGCAGACCATGCTCATGCTCAAACTGATTGTGGAGGCCATAAGAGCCGATGTCTATCCGACGATACGCGATCTCTATTATAACGGCAAACACACAATAATATACAAGGACTTCTTGGGCAGAGAGCACAAGGAGAACACGTGGGATGAGCAGGCGGAGTCCAACGGAGTGATAGAGGACATAGAGGTGGCCGCCAACATCCTGAGGGAGGAGATGGGAGTAAGCGCCGACGTAAAGGGCAAGGTGGTTGGCCCAATCGTCGTAAGATCGCAAGGCTATGAGCTAGACGCATCCAAGTTCGGAGAGACCGCTCTTAGCCTTCCAGTGAACGTCGACGCCCTCGAGATAGTGAAGGTGGAGGCCTCCTATGTCCTTGTCATAGAGAAGGACGCAATATTCCAACGCTTGGTTAGAGAGAAGTTCTGGTCTCAAGAGAACGCCATATTGATAACCGCCAAGGGGATGCCCGACAGAGCGACAAGGCGTTTCGTCAGAAGGCTCAATGAGGAATACAAACTGCCAGTATACGTATTGACCGACGGCGATCCCTATGGAATCTATATATATTCAGTTTATAAGAGCGGCTCCATTAAACTGAGCTACGAAAGCGAGAGGTTGGCGACGCCCAGGGCCAAGTTCCTCGGGGTGGCTCCTCTCGATATAGAGCGCTACAAAATACCCGACCAGTTTGTGATCAGAGCAACTGAGAGGGACATAAAGAGGGCCCAAGAGCTCTTGAAATATCCTTGGTTCCAAAACGAGATCTGGAAGAAGGAGCTCGACTACTTCCTAAAGACTAAGAAGAAAGTGGAGATAGAGGCTCTGTCGGCGCATGGATTGAAATATCTACATGATTATATTAAAGATAAAATAAGAAATAACAAATTTATAGATTAA
- the mtnA gene encoding S-methyl-5-thioribose-1-phosphate isomerase: MKALEAAKDKLAKTRPTAQNLFWALNRMLTKARQLVQEGHVRKVGELREELIREADRVFEEEFDAEVRMGVYGVQLIQSGDWILTQCNAGSLATGALGTATAPIYVAKHLGLDIGVYVPETRPWQQGARLTAYELKENGVKVKVIADTAVGLVLRRRLVNLVIVGADRILADGTVYNKIGTLNEAVLSHEFGVPFYVAAPMSTFDFEHKPEEVKIEERDPDEVRTVRTSQGKVYVTMPDIDVYNPVFDETPPKYITAIITERGVITQPLDRNIRRILSSR, translated from the coding sequence ATGAAGGCTCTTGAGGCAGCCAAAGATAAGTTGGCCAAGACTAGGCCGACAGCACAGAACCTGTTCTGGGCTCTGAACAGGATGTTGACGAAAGCCAGACAGCTAGTCCAGGAGGGCCACGTTAGAAAGGTGGGCGAACTAAGGGAGGAGTTGATAAGGGAGGCCGACAGAGTTTTCGAGGAGGAGTTTGACGCAGAGGTAAGGATGGGCGTCTACGGCGTGCAACTGATACAATCTGGGGACTGGATTTTGACTCAGTGCAACGCAGGCAGTTTGGCTACTGGCGCTCTGGGAACAGCCACGGCGCCTATATATGTGGCTAAACATCTTGGCCTTGACATCGGAGTATACGTGCCTGAGACGCGGCCTTGGCAACAAGGGGCTAGGCTCACAGCCTACGAGCTCAAGGAGAACGGAGTGAAGGTCAAGGTGATAGCAGACACTGCGGTGGGTCTCGTGTTGAGACGGAGACTAGTGAACCTAGTTATAGTGGGCGCCGATAGAATTCTGGCCGACGGCACTGTCTACAACAAGATAGGAACGCTCAACGAGGCCGTCTTGTCGCATGAGTTCGGCGTACCGTTCTACGTGGCTGCGCCCATGAGCACGTTCGATTTTGAACACAAGCCAGAGGAAGTAAAGATAGAAGAGCGCGATCCAGATGAGGTGAGGACTGTAAGAACCTCCCAAGGTAAGGTCTACGTCACTATGCCCGACATAGACGTCTATAACCCCGTCTTCGACGAAACGCCGCCTAAATATATAACGGCGATAATAACAGAGAGGGGCGTGATAACTCAGCCATTGGATAGAAACATTCGACGTATTCTATCATCTAGATAA
- a CDS encoding translation initiation factor aIF-2B, alpha-1 subunit produces MNLEKLIEEVKSSYRPKLTVVRWNGDRLVLLDQRLLPFETKYLELKTVDGVADAIKSMAVRGAPAIGITPAYGMALALVEGSMIILRTP; encoded by the coding sequence ATGAACTTGGAGAAATTGATCGAGGAGGTCAAGTCCAGCTATAGGCCAAAGCTCACCGTCGTGAGATGGAACGGCGATAGGCTAGTGTTGTTGGATCAGAGGCTGTTGCCTTTTGAGACCAAGTACCTAGAGCTCAAGACTGTGGACGGAGTCGCTGACGCTATAAAGAGCATGGCTGTGAGAGGCGCTCCAGCCATAGGCATAACGCCCGCCTACGGCATGGCCCTCGCGTTAGTGGAAGGCAGTATGATAATCTTGAGGACGCCATGA
- the albA gene encoding DNA-binding protein Alba translates to MATTEQTILVGKKPTTNYIIATVMAFNAGTKRVILKARGAAISKAVAAAVMVRDRFLPGKVNIKEIKALSDKVQGQGGRERTVAAVEVVLEMA, encoded by the coding sequence ATGGCGACAACAGAACAGACAATACTGGTGGGCAAAAAACCCACAACGAACTACATAATCGCAACAGTGATGGCGTTCAACGCAGGTACCAAGAGGGTGATACTGAAGGCCAGAGGCGCCGCAATCTCGAAGGCGGTTGCTGCCGCAGTGATGGTGCGCGACAGATTCCTCCCGGGCAAGGTCAACATTAAAGAGATAAAGGCGCTAAGCGACAAAGTCCAAGGCCAAGGCGGAAGGGAGCGCACGGTCGCCGCCGTTGAGGTAGTTCTCGAAATGGCGTAA
- a CDS encoding RsmB/NOP family class I SAM-dependent RNA methyltransferase, with amino-acid sequence MDFIDFNGIRLDYLLYKHLLEFLSERELEALFELAKRPPSRYYIRVNTSKITPEALLSALSRNIEVRRDEHIGEALWIPVQGPFKVPEVRRRVVAEKRAAESVYMGADLYAPGVLKAPSVKAGDEVNVVSPDGQLVAYGIAEMDGDAMLKTRRGLAVRTLVSVYKAPKLRELDEYRLGYFYDQSYPAMWVGLIARALGASTAIDLNSSPGGKTTHLAQYGIRVIAVDRSRPKVDKIRENAERLGLTSLIDLLEHDSRYLDRDFPRLKAEIALVDPPCTDLGVRPKLGHTVTMIDVETLARYQRQFLSVASRIARYIIYSTCTLTYQENEENITWATRELGLEVLDIDPPRSVHGWGACPLCRRSMPTHFDAPGFFLALLRRR; translated from the coding sequence ATGGATTTTATAGATTTTAATGGAATTCGCTTAGATTATTTATTGTATAAACATCTTTTGGAGTTTCTATCGGAGAGGGAACTCGAGGCGTTGTTCGAGCTCGCAAAAAGGCCCCCCTCAAGATACTATATCAGAGTCAACACCTCTAAGATCACTCCGGAGGCTCTGCTCTCAGCTCTATCGAGGAATATAGAGGTGAGACGTGACGAACATATCGGCGAGGCTCTGTGGATCCCTGTGCAAGGCCCCTTCAAAGTACCCGAGGTAAGGCGGCGCGTTGTCGCCGAGAAGAGAGCTGCGGAGAGCGTATATATGGGCGCGGACCTCTACGCGCCTGGAGTCCTCAAGGCCCCGAGCGTCAAGGCAGGCGATGAGGTCAATGTGGTCTCCCCAGATGGCCAGCTCGTGGCCTACGGTATTGCGGAGATGGACGGCGACGCCATGCTCAAAACTAGACGTGGACTAGCCGTGAGGACTCTGGTGAGCGTGTACAAGGCGCCGAAACTGAGAGAGCTGGATGAATATAGGCTAGGCTATTTCTACGATCAAAGCTATCCAGCCATGTGGGTGGGCCTCATAGCGCGGGCCCTCGGCGCAAGCACTGCGATCGATTTGAACTCATCGCCGGGGGGAAAGACTACACATTTGGCACAATACGGGATAAGAGTAATCGCAGTGGATAGATCGAGGCCTAAGGTGGACAAAATAAGAGAGAACGCCGAGCGGCTCGGGCTTACCTCGTTGATCGATCTACTGGAACACGACAGCCGCTACCTCGACAGAGACTTCCCCCGTCTCAAGGCCGAGATAGCCCTAGTGGATCCGCCCTGTACAGATCTTGGCGTGAGGCCCAAGCTCGGCCACACAGTCACTATGATTGACGTTGAAACTCTGGCCAGATATCAGAGGCAGTTTTTGTCCGTCGCCTCTCGCATTGCCAGGTATATCATCTATTCAACTTGCACTCTGACATATCAAGAGAACGAGGAGAATATAACGTGGGCGACCAGAGAACTGGGGCTTGAGGTCTTGGATATTGATCCGCCAAGATCAGTCCACGGATGGGGGGCGTGCCCCCTCTGCAGGAGATCTATGCCTACACACTTCGATGCGCCTGGCTTTTTCCTTGCGCTCCTACGTCGCCGTTAG
- a CDS encoding endonuclease, whose amino-acid sequence MGVKFETFVLDLLPSLGLTPLAHRYKVIKDGVELGEIDVLAEDSQKNLYAVEIKAGKVDVSGIRQAYINAKLVGAKPLIISRGYADESAKRLADELEVAVITLPDYVFLSIDELVNAMSLAFARSLAYLVAALMEMDDRVAEALSECPDYQCFCSKVENCDQVLQRLSRRMPANYETYRNLAIIRKALRDHCRPP is encoded by the coding sequence ATGGGCGTTAAATTCGAGACGTTCGTGCTAGACCTTCTCCCATCTCTAGGCCTCACGCCCCTTGCGCACCGCTATAAAGTGATAAAGGATGGAGTAGAGCTCGGCGAGATAGACGTGTTGGCTGAGGACTCTCAGAAGAACCTATACGCAGTTGAGATAAAGGCGGGCAAAGTCGACGTCTCGGGCATAAGACAGGCATATATAAACGCCAAGCTAGTAGGAGCAAAACCGCTCATTATAAGCAGAGGCTATGCCGACGAGTCTGCCAAAAGGCTGGCCGACGAGCTGGAGGTGGCCGTTATAACATTGCCGGACTACGTCTTTCTATCTATCGATGAACTGGTCAACGCCATGTCTCTGGCTTTTGCGAGATCGCTGGCCTATCTCGTGGCGGCCTTGATGGAGATGGACGACAGAGTTGCCGAGGCGTTGTCCGAGTGTCCGGACTATCAGTGCTTCTGCTCCAAAGTGGAAAACTGCGACCAAGTGTTGCAGAGGCTATCTCGGCGGATGCCGGCCAACTACGAGACATATAGAAACCTCGCCATTATAAGGAAAGCGCTGAGGGACCACTGCCGCCCTCCTTGA
- a CDS encoding phosphate signaling complex PhoU family protein: MEGEVRKVQLTGGATLIVSLPKEWARRINLSPGDEVLVVPQPDNTLVLIPRKLGSRSSFTVELSVDEKMSTEELEKIFMSVYIAGAEVITVKFSPKTAQFRKFLKDFVRRRVIDMEITEESSDRLVIQAMIATTELAVNDITTKMLKLADNMLLDLIKGLETDNIDLLKDVAERDDEVDRLYWLMERQLKRAAMSRYIMLELKVEDPRDLVEYTIIAKSIERIADHICKISYINQEEKIDLRVVKPILERAVGYMGSVLELLSGGFDDIRIATLYKELTNWTLKIRKEVDFSDPATSLARDSAVRINEYISDILESLLHIKFKSFQKFGGGAPQLQ, translated from the coding sequence ATGGAGGGCGAGGTCCGCAAGGTTCAGCTCACTGGAGGGGCCACTCTCATAGTGAGTCTTCCTAAAGAGTGGGCCCGGAGGATCAACCTATCTCCTGGCGATGAAGTTCTCGTCGTTCCTCAGCCCGACAACACACTCGTGCTAATACCGCGTAAGCTCGGCTCGCGGTCATCGTTCACTGTAGAACTGAGCGTCGATGAAAAGATGAGCACTGAGGAGCTCGAGAAGATCTTTATGTCCGTCTATATCGCCGGCGCTGAGGTTATAACTGTGAAGTTTTCCCCTAAGACGGCTCAATTCAGAAAGTTCTTGAAGGACTTCGTCCGAAGGAGGGTCATTGACATGGAGATCACCGAGGAGTCCAGCGATAGATTAGTGATACAGGCCATGATAGCCACAACGGAGCTTGCCGTCAACGACATAACAACCAAGATGCTCAAACTTGCTGACAATATGCTCCTCGACTTAATAAAGGGCCTAGAGACCGATAATATTGATCTATTGAAAGACGTAGCCGAAAGAGACGATGAGGTAGATAGGCTCTACTGGCTGATGGAGCGACAGCTGAAGAGGGCTGCTATGTCCCGCTATATAATGTTGGAGCTGAAGGTTGAAGATCCGCGCGATTTAGTTGAATATACTATTATTGCTAAATCTATTGAGAGGATCGCAGACCATATATGTAAAATATCGTATATAAACCAGGAGGAAAAAATAGACTTGAGAGTAGTCAAGCCCATATTAGAGAGAGCTGTAGGATATATGGGGTCCGTATTGGAGCTATTGAGCGGAGGCTTCGATGATATAAGGATAGCTACACTATACAAGGAGCTGACTAACTGGACTTTGAAGATCAGAAAAGAGGTGGACTTCTCAGATCCTGCCACATCGTTGGCCAGAGACAGTGCGGTGAGGATCAACGAGTACATAAGCGATATCTTGGAGTCCCTGCTACATATAAAATTCAAGAGCTTCCAAAAGTTCGGAGGCGGTGCGCCTCAACTGCAATAG
- a CDS encoding methylase produces the protein MERLCKRIVSIDLNPRSCLLCKNYDALCADGLSSIDRADLVVSNPPYLPPEEPPSDWEALAIYDYGLINKILRWSFAHRPELLVLTYSSLGRADLIEEAAKTLGTIIIKEVEHYFFEDIISIAVEAHRLRTFGSS, from the coding sequence ATGGAGAGGCTGTGCAAGAGAATTGTATCAATAGATCTGAACCCCAGATCTTGTCTACTGTGTAAGAACTACGACGCGCTGTGCGCCGACGGGCTATCGTCTATAGATAGAGCGGATCTAGTGGTGAGCAATCCCCCATATCTCCCCCCGGAGGAGCCCCCCTCAGACTGGGAGGCCCTCGCTATATACGACTATGGATTGATCAATAAGATATTGAGATGGAGCTTCGCACACCGGCCGGAGCTCCTGGTGCTCACATACAGTAGCCTGGGCAGGGCGGATCTAATTGAAGAAGCTGCGAAAACCCTGGGCACTATAATTATCAAGGAGGTCGAGCACTACTTTTTCGAAGACATTATTTCTATTGCAGTTGAGGCGCACCGCCTCCGAACTTTTGGAAGCTCTTGA
- a CDS encoding TIGR00296 family protein: MFKPYSLEEGAFLVKLARRAVEEYLRSGRIIEPPPDTPPRLLEDNYGVFTTIEKVTGERLELRGCIGYPEGYRNVAYATLYSALAACCQDPRFPAMTLDEVDSVVFEVSVLSPLRLLNVKPKEYLTNVEVGTHGLVVKRGFYSGLLLPQVPVEECWTTEEFLSHSCLKAWLHADCWLDDRTKIYVFEAQLFKERSPRGEIYERDLKEELSRCPRYREGSST; encoded by the coding sequence GTGTTCAAGCCCTATTCATTGGAGGAGGGCGCTTTCCTTGTCAAGTTGGCCAGAAGAGCGGTGGAGGAGTATCTAAGGAGCGGGAGGATAATAGAGCCGCCGCCCGATACCCCTCCGAGGCTTCTGGAGGACAACTACGGTGTTTTTACGACTATAGAGAAAGTGACTGGGGAGAGACTAGAGTTAAGAGGGTGTATAGGCTACCCCGAGGGGTATAGGAACGTCGCGTATGCAACGCTCTACAGCGCTCTAGCTGCGTGTTGCCAAGACCCCCGGTTCCCCGCTATGACCCTAGATGAGGTTGACTCTGTGGTGTTCGAGGTCTCGGTACTGAGCCCATTGCGTTTGTTGAACGTCAAGCCTAAGGAGTACCTCACCAACGTGGAGGTGGGCACACACGGCTTAGTGGTAAAGAGGGGTTTTTATTCAGGCCTGCTGCTTCCACAAGTGCCCGTTGAGGAGTGTTGGACGACTGAGGAATTCCTAAGCCACAGCTGTCTTAAGGCGTGGTTGCACGCAGACTGTTGGCTCGATGATAGGACAAAGATCTATGTATTTGAGGCGCAGCTATTCAAAGAGAGGAGCCCGAGGGGAGAGATCTATGAGAGAGACCTCAAGGAGGAGCTGAGTAGGTGCCCACGCTATCGGGAAGGTAGTAGTACGTGA
- a CDS encoding ArsR family transcriptional regulator — MEDIIYKVAYGERRRILLTLYKKGVTSLNKLRDILGVSPSALLMDISALETLGLIRRDGNLVELTDQGAKVASLLSSIGPLRSLSILEVLGLRPIVVPMLFSPYADLLSALLPLLWAASILNSKLTLLGVIYTNIFENIIEIVLVSMISFIGILISIYLISRRRIKITHIIIGLFPILIYPSFYQIIGNYNINYALKFILLVLSCGTLSVITSYDLGSRYETSLLFYLSFMFVLPILAYLFFHVYI, encoded by the coding sequence GTGGAAGATATAATATACAAGGTAGCCTATGGCGAGCGGCGGAGGATCTTGCTAACTTTATATAAAAAAGGCGTGACTAGTTTAAACAAGTTAAGAGACATCCTCGGCGTCTCACCCTCGGCGTTGCTCATGGACATATCGGCGCTGGAGACCTTGGGGCTCATTAGGAGAGACGGCAATCTGGTAGAGCTGACGGATCAAGGCGCCAAGGTGGCCTCTCTATTGTCATCAATAGGGCCTCTGAGGAGCCTCTCAATCTTGGAGGTCCTAGGTCTAAGGCCGATAGTGGTTCCCATGCTTTTTTCGCCTTATGCCGACCTATTATCAGCGCTTCTGCCGCTGCTGTGGGCCGCGTCTATACTCAATTCAAAGTTAACTTTATTAGGAGTAATATATACAAATATCTTTGAAAATATTATTGAAATTGTATTGGTTTCAATGATATCATTTATTGGAATATTGATTTCAATATACTTAATATCGAGGAGGAGGATAAAAATAACTCATATAATAATTGGATTATTTCCTATTTTAATATATCCCAGCTTTTATCAAATTATTGGAAATTATAATATTAACTATGCATTAAAATTTATTTTGTTAGTATTATCCTGCGGAACTCTATCGGTTATTACCTCGTACGATCTAGGATCGAGATATGAGACATCTCTCTTGTTCTATCTCTCGTTTATGTTTGTTTTGCCAATTCTCGCTTATTTATTCTTTCATGTTTATATATAG
- a CDS encoding molybdenum cofactor biosynthesis protein, translated as MKLKLKYFSALRDITGKVSEELEVSGDLTLGDLVKWFFEKYPKALAYKDDVIFLVNGRNATESYLLRDGDEVAVMPPVSGGGLLNGEVDLNKEVEDIIKGTAPKGAGGVVIFVGFVKGKVDDAQVSELDYEAYEPYASEKIAEIEKWARSIDGVLDVRIYHRVGSLKPGDHTVYVFVAGVNREISFNVARQALERVKHEVPIFKLERRSDGEYWVVGDGRRIKRN; from the coding sequence ATGAAACTAAAATTGAAATATTTCTCAGCTCTGAGGGACATAACCGGGAAGGTCTCTGAGGAGTTGGAGGTCTCTGGCGATCTAACTCTAGGTGACTTAGTCAAGTGGTTTTTCGAGAAATATCCAAAAGCCCTCGCCTATAAAGATGATGTAATATTTCTAGTGAACGGTAGGAACGCCACAGAGAGCTACCTCTTGAGGGATGGAGATGAAGTGGCCGTAATGCCGCCTGTATCGGGGGGCGGACTGCTCAACGGTGAGGTCGATCTGAACAAAGAGGTGGAGGACATAATCAAGGGCACGGCCCCTAAGGGGGCCGGCGGCGTCGTTATATTTGTAGGATTCGTCAAAGGTAAGGTGGACGACGCTCAAGTCTCAGAGCTCGACTATGAAGCCTACGAGCCATACGCCAGCGAGAAGATAGCTGAGATAGAGAAATGGGCCAGGTCGATAGACGGCGTGTTGGACGTGCGGATCTATCACCGTGTGGGCTCGCTGAAGCCCGGCGATCATACAGTGTATGTCTTCGTTGCCGGCGTGAACAGAGAAATATCATTCAATGTGGCTAGACAAGCTCTGGAAAGAGTTAAACACGAGGTGCCCATATTTAAACTGGAGCGGAGAAGCGATGGCGAATACTGGGTAGTGGGGGACGGCCGGAGGATTAAAAGGAACTAG
- a CDS encoding arcadin 1, with translation MALIKGVVVSKQLVADPTGTRYIKIDVVEEKEIPGPLIMSAPDEQAAQMARELMPLVSQIVKSLPFSLNKIAVPRLTIWLTDDEAESLGEIDVGDSVEIEIDQGTIRIRPV, from the coding sequence ATGGCCTTGATTAAGGGCGTCGTAGTGAGCAAGCAGCTAGTGGCCGATCCCACCGGCACTCGCTACATCAAAATAGATGTGGTTGAGGAAAAGGAAATTCCAGGCCCCTTGATAATGTCGGCGCCGGATGAGCAAGCCGCCCAAATGGCCAGAGAGCTCATGCCATTGGTGAGCCAGATCGTGAAGTCCTTGCCTTTCTCTTTGAACAAGATCGCAGTGCCGCGCTTGACCATATGGTTGACAGACGATGAGGCTGAGTCTTTAGGTGAGATCGATGTAGGAGACTCCGTCGAGATAGAGATAGATCAAGGAACGATAAGAATAAGACCTGTCTGA
- a CDS encoding thiamine-phosphate synthase family protein, translating into MLPLELLSELVLQPLKGLLAHELAARGYSQGRIGHILGVSQPAVSAYLKVDRESYMARLAEAGIMRDEVERVLKVVATAVEQGNYSDAVEYINNFALSLLSSLRLCEAHRSVAPYLKGCDVCKNISIFNEVKNRINIAFNIIKNNSNTIYLVPEVFMNIVELSDEGPIGYPGRIIVAGGALVKVAEPQLWGSRFLGKLIIEVNKIHKNIKSVINIKNNDKILNCINKNFKYTIVGPSNSEEETIANIVSAMRESYYDVVVDKGGVSIESNAYVFGYDAPDVASKIVKIAQCITYN; encoded by the coding sequence GTGCTACCTTTGGAGCTCTTGAGCGAGCTGGTCCTCCAACCTCTAAAAGGGCTACTCGCACACGAGCTAGCAGCCCGCGGTTACTCCCAAGGACGCATCGGGCATATACTCGGCGTTTCACAACCTGCGGTGAGCGCATACCTCAAGGTAGACAGAGAGAGCTACATGGCGCGGTTGGCCGAGGCCGGTATAATGAGAGACGAGGTTGAGAGAGTGCTAAAGGTCGTGGCCACTGCGGTCGAGCAGGGGAACTACTCAGATGCCGTTGAATACATAAATAACTTTGCGCTTTCTCTTCTGTCCTCGTTAAGGCTCTGCGAGGCTCACAGATCGGTCGCGCCCTACCTTAAAGGTTGCGATGTATGTAAAAATATATCTATATTTAATGAGGTAAAAAATAGAATAAATATTGCATTTAATATAATTAAAAATAATAGTAATACTATTTATCTTGTTCCCGAGGTTTTCATGAATATTGTCGAATTGAGCGATGAGGGGCCCATAGGATATCCCGGCAGGATCATAGTAGCTGGAGGGGCCCTCGTCAAGGTCGCTGAGCCACAACTGTGGGGATCTAGGTTCTTGGGCAAATTGATTATAGAAGTAAACAAAATTCATAAAAATATAAAATCAGTAATAAATATTAAAAATAATGATAAAATATTAAATTGTATTAATAAGAATTTTAAGTATACTATAGTGGGTCCGAGCAATTCGGAAGAGGAGACCATTGCCAATATTGTGTCGGCCATGAGGGAGTCCTACTACGACGTAGTTGTGGATAAGGGAGGTGTCAGCATAGAAAGCAATGCCTACGTCTTTGGCTATGATGCGCCCGATGTTGCCTCAAAAATAGTAAAAATTGCTCAATGTATTACTTATAATTGA